A portion of the Colius striatus isolate bColStr4 chromosome 1, bColStr4.1.hap1, whole genome shotgun sequence genome contains these proteins:
- the LOC104554481 gene encoding histone H5, producing MTETLVLPPAPATKPKRARAVRRPAAHPAYSVMIAAAIRAEKSRGGSSRQSIQKYVKSHYKVGQQADAQIKLAIRRMLATGILKQTKGVGASGSFRLAKADKAKKSPARKKKKAARRSTSPRKAARPRKSKSPARKSKSPARKARKKSRASPKKAKKPKTVKAKSLKASKPKKAKRSKPRAKSSARKSPKKK from the coding sequence ATGACAGAGACCTTGGTGCTGCCCCCGGCTCCGGCCACCAAACCCAAACGGGCCAGGGCGGTGCGGCGGCCGGCGGCCCACCCTGCCTACTCGGTGATGATAGCGGCGGCCATCCGCGCCGAGAAGAGCCGCGGCGGCTCCTCCCGCCAGTCCATCCAGAAGTACGTGAAGAGCCACTACAAGGTGGGCCAGCAGGCTGACGCTCAGATCAAGCTCGCCATCCGCCGCATGCTCGCCACCGGCATCCTCAAGCAGACCAAAGGGGTCGGCGCCTCCGGCTCCTTCcgcctggccaaggctgacaAGGCCAAGAAGTCCCCGGccaggaagaagaagaaggcaGCCAGGAGATCCACCTCGCCCCGCAAAGCGGCTAGGCCCAGGAAATCTAAGTCACCGGCGAGGAAGTCCAAGTCTCCTGCCAGGAAGGCCAGGAAGAAGTCGAGGGCCAGTCCGAAGAAAGCCAAGAAGCCAAAGACTGTTAAGGCCAAGTCGCTGAAGGCTTCCAAGCCCAAGAAGGCAAAGCGGTCGAAACCCAGAGCCAAGTCCAGCGCCCGGAAATCGCCCAAGAAGAAGTGA
- the GCAT gene encoding 2-amino-3-ketobutyrate coenzyme A ligase, mitochondrial isoform X2, whose translation MITWAHGARTFQPPRVPNWGGGGASPGGGWVLGHQWPLSLGGLGPTPSASGRSGMWRAAAVRGLRAGVAGTPRSASGAAGLQLRQRLESELEDIRGAGTWKNERIIASRQGPHLRLADGGAGILNFCANNYLGLSSHPEVIRAAVEALEKFGAGLSSVRFICGTQSIHKDLEEKIARFHQREDAILYASCFDANAGIFEALLTPEDAVLSDELNHASIIDGIRLCKANKYRYKHMDMQDLEAKLQDAQKHRLRLVATDGAFSMDGDIAPLREICQLAQKYDALVFIDECHATGFLGPNGRWVHDWPQTPHRSAAAALPPLPLLQQPPSGCGGLCRQGPGPPHGEQRHRTVHGCQDPTVQKQDDSSWLHHLREGPPHLSCHARGRSPGCSDG comes from the exons ATGATCACTTGGGCACACGGTGCTCGAACCTTTCAGCCCCCGAGGGTCCCAAATTGGGGAGGGGGCGGAGCTTCGCCGGGGGGGGGGTGGGTCCTCGGCCACCAATGGCCTTTGTCCCTTGGCGGCCTCGGACCCACCCCCTCGGCGTCGGGGCGGAGCGGGATGTGGCGAGCGGCGGCGGTGAGGGGGCTGCGGGCCGGCGTGGCCGGGACCCCGCGGTCCGCATCGGGTGCGGCGGGGCTTCAGCTCCGGCAGCGGCTGGAAAGCGAATTGGAGGATATCCGAGGAGCCGGCACATGGAAAAACGAGCGGATCATCGCTTCTCGTCAAGGGCCCCACCTCCGTTTGGCGGATGGCGGAGCCG GAATCCTCAACTTCTGCGCTAATAACTACCTGGGGCTCTCCAGCCACCCCGAGGTGATCCGTGCTGCCGTGGAGGCCCTGGAGAAGTTCGGCGCCGGGCTCAGCTCCGTCCGCTTCATCTGCGGTACTCAG AGCATACACAAGGACCTGGAGGAGAAGATCGCCCGTTTCCACCAGCGGGAAGATGCCATTCTCTATGCCAGCTGCTTCGATGCCAACGCTGGTATCTTTGAG GCCCTGCTGACCCCAGAGGACGCGGTGCTGTCAGATGAGCTGAACCATGCCTCCATCATCGACGGGATCCGCCTCTGCAAGGCCAACAAGTACCGCTACAAGCACATGGACATGCAGGACCTGGAGGCCAAGCTGCAGGACGCACAG AAGCATCGTCTGCGGCTGGTGGCCACCGACGGTGCCTTCTCCATGGATGGTGACATTGCACCCCTGAGGGAGATCTGCCAGCTGGCCCAGAAGTATGATGCCCTGGTCTTCATTGATGAATGCCATGCCACAGGCTTCCTGGGACCCAATGGCAG GTGGGTACACGACTGGCCCCAAACCCCTCATCGATCTGCTGCGGCAGCGCTCCCGCCCCTACCTCTTCTCCAACAGCCTCCCTCCGGCTGTGGTGGGCTGTGCCGCCAAGGCCCTGGACCTCCTCATGGAGAGCAACGCCATCGCACAGTCCATGGCTGCCAAGACCCAACG GTTCAGAAGCAAGATGACAGCAGCTGGCTTCACCATCTCAGGGAAGGACCACCCCATCTGTCCTGTCATGCTCGGGGACGCTCGCCTGGCTGCAGTGATGGCTGA
- the GCAT gene encoding 2-amino-3-ketobutyrate coenzyme A ligase, mitochondrial isoform X1: protein MITWAHGARTFQPPRVPNWGGGGASPGGGWVLGHQWPLSLGGLGPTPSASGRSGMWRAAAVRGLRAGVAGTPRSASGAAGLQLRQRLESELEDIRGAGTWKNERIIASRQGPHLRLADGGAGILNFCANNYLGLSSHPEVIRAAVEALEKFGAGLSSVRFICGTQSIHKDLEEKIARFHQREDAILYASCFDANAGIFEALLTPEDAVLSDELNHASIIDGIRLCKANKYRYKHMDMQDLEAKLQDAQKHRLRLVATDGAFSMDGDIAPLREICQLAQKYDALVFIDECHATGFLGPNGRGTDELLGVMDKVTIINSTLGKALGGAAGGYTTGPKPLIDLLRQRSRPYLFSNSLPPAVVGCAAKALDLLMESNAIAQSMAAKTQRFRSKMTAAGFTISGKDHPICPVMLGDARLAAVMAEDMLNRGIYVIGFSYPVVPKGKARIRVQISAVHSDEDIDRCVEAFTEVGRKHGALR from the exons ATGATCACTTGGGCACACGGTGCTCGAACCTTTCAGCCCCCGAGGGTCCCAAATTGGGGAGGGGGCGGAGCTTCGCCGGGGGGGGGGTGGGTCCTCGGCCACCAATGGCCTTTGTCCCTTGGCGGCCTCGGACCCACCCCCTCGGCGTCGGGGCGGAGCGGGATGTGGCGAGCGGCGGCGGTGAGGGGGCTGCGGGCCGGCGTGGCCGGGACCCCGCGGTCCGCATCGGGTGCGGCGGGGCTTCAGCTCCGGCAGCGGCTGGAAAGCGAATTGGAGGATATCCGAGGAGCCGGCACATGGAAAAACGAGCGGATCATCGCTTCTCGTCAAGGGCCCCACCTCCGTTTGGCGGATGGCGGAGCCG GAATCCTCAACTTCTGCGCTAATAACTACCTGGGGCTCTCCAGCCACCCCGAGGTGATCCGTGCTGCCGTGGAGGCCCTGGAGAAGTTCGGCGCCGGGCTCAGCTCCGTCCGCTTCATCTGCGGTACTCAG AGCATACACAAGGACCTGGAGGAGAAGATCGCCCGTTTCCACCAGCGGGAAGATGCCATTCTCTATGCCAGCTGCTTCGATGCCAACGCTGGTATCTTTGAG GCCCTGCTGACCCCAGAGGACGCGGTGCTGTCAGATGAGCTGAACCATGCCTCCATCATCGACGGGATCCGCCTCTGCAAGGCCAACAAGTACCGCTACAAGCACATGGACATGCAGGACCTGGAGGCCAAGCTGCAGGACGCACAG AAGCATCGTCTGCGGCTGGTGGCCACCGACGGTGCCTTCTCCATGGATGGTGACATTGCACCCCTGAGGGAGATCTGCCAGCTGGCCCAGAAGTATGATGCCCTGGTCTTCATTGATGAATGCCATGCCACAGGCTTCCTGGGACCCAATGGCAG GGGTACCGATGAGCTCCTGGGAGTGATGGACAAAGTCACCATCATCAACTCCACCCTGGGAAAAGCTCTCGGAGGAGCTGCAG GTGGGTACACGACTGGCCCCAAACCCCTCATCGATCTGCTGCGGCAGCGCTCCCGCCCCTACCTCTTCTCCAACAGCCTCCCTCCGGCTGTGGTGGGCTGTGCCGCCAAGGCCCTGGACCTCCTCATGGAGAGCAACGCCATCGCACAGTCCATGGCTGCCAAGACCCAACG GTTCAGAAGCAAGATGACAGCAGCTGGCTTCACCATCTCAGGGAAGGACCACCCCATCTGTCCTGTCATGCTCGGGGACGCTCGCCTGGCTGCAGTGATGGCTGAGGACATGCTCAACAGAG GGATTTACGTCATTGGCTTCAGCTACCCCGTGGTCCCCAAGGGAAAGGCTCGCATCCGGGTCCAGATCTCAGCTGTGCACAGTGACGAGGACATCGACCGCTGCGTGGAAGCCTTCACCGAGGTGGGACGGAAGCACGGGGCGCTGCGGTGA